The nucleotide window ACGATAGCGGCTCTGCTTATGCTCATAGGTTACACCGTTGACAGCAACATCCTCCTGACCACCAAGCTCCTCAGAAGGAAGGAGGACACGCTGGACGAGGCATACCTGACCGCGGTCTCCACAGGATTTACTATGAGCACCACAACCCTCGGCGCTCTGCTCGTGCTCTGGATCATATCCACCAGCCAGACCATCGACAACATAGCCATCGTCCTCATCTTTGGTCTGCTCGCCGACTTCATGAACACATGGATTCTTAACGCCGGCGTGCTGAAGTGGTACCTCTCAAACCCTGCAAGGGGGGGTAGCGAATGAAGAGAAGAACCAGGAACCTTCTCCTCAACTGGAGGATAATCCTGCTCATCCTGTTCCTCGTGGGCTCCGTAGCTACTCTGGCCTTCAAGCCCCTGACGTATGGAATCGACATATCCGGTGGTGTTGCCCTCGTCGCCCAGACGGAGCACCCCGTTGACAGTGACACGATGCAGCTCGTCGTCAGCTCGCTCCAGAAGAGGCTTAACACCCTTGGACTGAGGGACATCACCGTCGAGGCGCAGGGAGACCAGATAGTGCTTATCAAGGTCGCTAACGTGAGCACCGCGGAGGAGGCCAACCAGATAAAGTCCGTCATCGAGAGTCAGGGTGTTTTCTACATGGAGTTCACCGGAACCGTGTTCGGAACCGGCGAGGATGTTGAGTATGTTGGAATATATCAAATAAAGCCCGACAACAGCTGGGCAGTTCCGTTCAGGATTTCGAAATCTGCCGCCGAGAAATTTGCCGAGCTCGCCTACGGTAAGAAGGGCTGGCCCGTTGACATGTTCCTCGATCCCCCGGTCAACTCCCTGATGGTGGTTCCGGACTCGGTCTACAGGCTCATGAACAGCACGGACTTCAACGCAGAGGCCCCGAACGCCCCGACCCTCATGGAGAGGATCGGCAAGGCCTTCAACGTAACCGTCGTCGCCTACGCCAACCAGAGTGCCGACGAGATAGCTAAACTCGCGGAGGGCAAGGATAAGATAGTTCTCGTTGACGTCCCGCAGGACCTGCAGACCCAGCTCGAGGAAATGAACCTTACGGTTCGCTATGTTCCGAGGGCCCCCGGTGAGACAGATCACGCGCTTATAGTGAGGGTTCTCGGTCTCTACGGCCCCTACTCCCTCGGTGAGGGCCTCACGGTCGGTGAACCCCAGCAGGACGTTCAGATCACCGGAGCCGCCCCGGACAGGCTCACGGCGGAGCAGGAGGCGAGCACGATATACACCGTCCTCAAGAGTGGTTCGCTCCCGGTCAAGCTCAACGTCGTCGGCATGGAGTTCATATCCCCGCGCCTCGGGGAGAACTTCAGGACTCAGGCCCTCTACGCTGGAATAGCAGCCCTGATAGCGGTGCTCCTGATCGTGTACTTCCACTACAGGAACTGGAGGATTGCCATACCGGTCGCGAGCACCAGCCTCTTTGAGGTTATGATAATCCTCGGCTTCGCCGCGCTGATAAACTGGAACCTCGACCTGCCGAGTATAGCCGGTATCATCGCGGCGATTGGTACCGGCGTCGATCAGCAGATAGTCATAACCGACGAGCTGCTCAGCGGCGAGAGGAGCACCAGGATAACCAGGCGCGCCAGCGTTCTCAGGAGGATGGGAAGGGCGTTCTTTGTCATCTTCGCCTCCGCGGCGACGACCATAGCTGCCATGAGCTTCCTGCTGGTTTACTTCGTCGGAACTCTCAAGGGATTCGCCTTCACCACGATACTCGGCGTCCTCATCGGAATCATCGTCACCAGGCCGGCCTACGCCGAGATAGCCAAATACCTGCTCGGTGAGGACTGATGTTCGTCGTGATAATGGGTGCAGGAAGGGTCGGCTTCCTCGTCGCCAAGATGCTCGAGGAGGACGGCCACGACGTCACCATAATTGAGATGGACAAGGCGAGGGCCAAGGAGCTCTCCCTCCTCATCAACGGCCTGGTTATCGAGGGCGATGCGACCGACCCGAAAACGCTGGAGGAGGCCAACATCAAGCAGGCGGACGCCTTTGCGGCCTTGACGGGCAAGGACGACGCTAATTTGCTCGCCTGCATACTGGCGAAGCACCTGAACCCCAAGGTGAAAACCTCCCTCAGGCTGGGGAACCCCAAAAACAGGCGCATATTCGAGGAGGTAACGGACCTCAAGCGCTATTTCGACTTCGTCATAAGTCCTGAGGAGATAGCGGCGGAGTACATAAGCAGGAACATAGTCACTCCGGGCTTCGACAGGGTGCTCTTCCCGAAGGAAGGTGCTGAAATAGTCCGCTTCACCATCGACGAAAACAGCGAGATAGCGGGCAAGTACGTCCGCGACCTTAAACTGCCCAGGGACGCCCTCATGATAGCCGTTTACGACGAGAAGGGCAACCTGATAATTCCGTCCGGCGACACGAAGCTCCCTGAGAGGGGTCAGGTCATAGTCTTCGCCAAGAACAGCATAC belongs to Thermococcus camini and includes:
- a CDS encoding preprotein translocase subunit SecD, which translates into the protein MKRRTRNLLLNWRIILLILFLVGSVATLAFKPLTYGIDISGGVALVAQTEHPVDSDTMQLVVSSLQKRLNTLGLRDITVEAQGDQIVLIKVANVSTAEEANQIKSVIESQGVFYMEFTGTVFGTGEDVEYVGIYQIKPDNSWAVPFRISKSAAEKFAELAYGKKGWPVDMFLDPPVNSLMVVPDSVYRLMNSTDFNAEAPNAPTLMERIGKAFNVTVVAYANQSADEIAKLAEGKDKIVLVDVPQDLQTQLEEMNLTVRYVPRAPGETDHALIVRVLGLYGPYSLGEGLTVGEPQQDVQITGAAPDRLTAEQEASTIYTVLKSGSLPVKLNVVGMEFISPRLGENFRTQALYAGIAALIAVLLIVYFHYRNWRIAIPVASTSLFEVMIILGFAALINWNLDLPSIAGIIAAIGTGVDQQIVITDELLSGERSTRITRRASVLRRMGRAFFVIFASAATTIAAMSFLLVYFVGTLKGFAFTTILGVLIGIIVTRPAYAEIAKYLLGED
- a CDS encoding potassium channel family protein; amino-acid sequence: MFVVIMGAGRVGFLVAKMLEEDGHDVTIIEMDKARAKELSLLINGLVIEGDATDPKTLEEANIKQADAFAALTGKDDANLLACILAKHLNPKVKTSLRLGNPKNRRIFEEVTDLKRYFDFVISPEEIAAEYISRNIVTPGFDRVLFPKEGAEIVRFTIDENSEIAGKYVRDLKLPRDALMIAVYDEKGNLIIPSGDTKLPERGQVIVFAKNSILDSVKGLLERRKPNNES